ctgctcatGACGTGGTGGAAATTCCATCGGTTGGCAAAAGGCTTGAAATCATGGCTGGTAAACTGTcttccgttgtcggtctgcaaacggacgggTGAGCCGAATGTGGAGAAGTGTTTCTTTAGTTTTCGGATGACCAACTCAGATGTGATGGAGGTCAGGAGGTCGAGTTCAAACCAGTTTGAATACGAGTCGGCGACGACGAGGTAGTGCTTACtgcgccattcgaaaatgtctgccgccatCGACGTCCAGGCCAGGGCTGGTGGAGGTTGTTGTAGGGGCTGCCTCTGCTGGTGCGGTGCACGACTGTTGCAGGTGGGGCAAGAGGTGAtacgatcccacttctgacaccatgtaaatagtaGATACACATGATATGTAATCTACGATCATCTTTAATCCATATACAGACTTTAGCAGTACAGTAGTTTATTAGTTGTC
This sequence is a window from Amblyraja radiata isolate CabotCenter1 chromosome 10, sAmbRad1.1.pri, whole genome shotgun sequence. Protein-coding genes within it:
- the LOC116977796 gene encoding uncharacterized protein K02A2.6-like; translated protein: MMSIILKSSREESKESNASSSLHHCIAMKWDRITSCPTCNSRAPHQQRQPLQQPPPALAWTSMAADIFEWRSKHYLVVADSYSNWFELDLLTSITSELVIRKLKKHFSTFGSPVRLQTDNGRQFTSHDFKPFANRWNFHHVMSSPEYPQSNGLAERAVRSAKQLME